A part of candidate division Zixibacteria bacterium HGW-Zixibacteria-1 genomic DNA contains:
- a CDS encoding DUF4440 domain-containing protein translates to MNTEESLHEMLLQLEERLLQPETRHSPVDVAMLLADDFFEIGGSGRIHDRQSIIEELSTETTPLITISDFRMKILAPDSALVTYRAVFHGHDEVPAKHSLRSSIWKNVGGAWKMIFHQGTPIAMP, encoded by the coding sequence ATGAATACCGAGGAATCACTGCATGAGATGCTGCTTCAGCTTGAAGAGCGCTTGCTGCAGCCGGAGACCAGACATTCCCCAGTCGATGTCGCCATGCTGCTTGCGGATGACTTTTTTGAAATCGGGGGTTCCGGCCGGATACATGATAGACAATCCATCATTGAGGAGTTATCAACCGAAACGACACCATTGATAACAATCTCGGACTTCCGGATGAAAATACTTGCGCCGGACAGTGCCCTGGTCACTTATCGTGCCGTTTTCCACGGTCATGATGAAGTCCCCGCAAAGCATTCTCTGCGAAGCTCTATTTGGAAAAATGTCGGCGGCGCATGGAAGATGATCTTTCATCAGGGCACACCGATTGCAATGCCATGA
- a CDS encoding dienelactone hydrolase codes for MKLLICMALILCVVIPARGEIVTKAVIYKHGDVELEGFLAWDNANNAKRPGMLVVHEWTGLNDYAKMRCRQLAEMGYVAFAADMYGKGIRPQTRDEAAAQASIYRGDRQLMRDRVTAGLNVLMNNELCDNSRIAAIGYCFGGGTVLELARSGAAIAGVVSFHGNLDTPDPSVAKNIKCKVLVCHGADDPYVPMEQITAFFDEMRAAGVDYQFIAYSGTVHAFTNPGSGDDPLTGAAYNAEADRRSWGHMKMFFGELFE; via the coding sequence ATGAAACTGTTAATATGTATGGCATTAATCCTGTGTGTCGTGATACCGGCCAGGGGTGAGATTGTGACCAAAGCGGTGATCTACAAACATGGTGATGTGGAACTGGAGGGATTTCTGGCCTGGGATAATGCAAACAATGCCAAACGTCCCGGCATGCTGGTGGTGCATGAGTGGACCGGACTGAATGATTATGCAAAAATGCGATGCCGGCAACTGGCCGAGATGGGGTATGTCGCGTTCGCAGCGGACATGTACGGCAAGGGTATTCGTCCGCAGACGCGCGATGAAGCCGCAGCACAGGCGAGCATTTATCGAGGTGACCGGCAACTGATGCGCGACCGGGTGACGGCTGGGTTGAATGTACTTATGAACAATGAGCTTTGCGACAACAGTCGGATTGCCGCGATCGGCTATTGTTTTGGCGGTGGAACGGTACTTGAACTGGCCCGATCGGGGGCGGCGATTGCCGGCGTGGTCAGTTTTCATGGCAATCTCGACACTCCCGACCCGTCGGTTGCAAAAAATATAAAGTGTAAAGTGCTGGTCTGTCACGGCGCCGATGATCCTTATGTTCCGATGGAACAGATTACCGCGTTCTTCGACGAAATGCGTGCGGCCGGGGTGGATTACCAGTTTATCGCCTATTCCGGGACCGTGCATGCTTTCACCAACCCGGGTTCCGGTGATGATCCTTTGACAGGTGCGGCATATAACGCCGAAGCCGACCGCCGCTCCTGGGGTCATATGAAAATGTTTTTTGGTGAATTGTTCGAGTAA